Part of the Oncorhynchus gorbuscha isolate QuinsamMale2020 ecotype Even-year unplaced genomic scaffold, OgorEven_v1.0 Un_scaffold_6575, whole genome shotgun sequence genome, GATCCCtgtagtctcaatctggatccctgtagtctcaatctggatccctgtagtctcaatctggatccctgtggCCCGATcttggatccctgtacagtctcattctggctctcaatccctgtacagtctcaattgATCCTGTgccagtctcattctggatcctaCAGTCTCACctgatccctgtacagtctcaatctgaaaccaatccctgtacagtctcattgaagatctgGATCCACAGTGTAGATCCTCATGAAGTCTtctctggatccctgtacagtctcaatccctGTACAGCTCCCATCTGGATACAGTCTCAATCTgatcctgtacagtctcaatctgatccctgtacagtctcaatctggatccctgtacagtctcagcCTTGGATCTCTGGGCccacagtctcaatctggatccctgtggCTACCcacccctgtacagtctcaatcctGTACAGTCCCACCTGGATCCCtgtagtctcaatctggatccctgtagtctcaatctggatccctgtacagtctcaatctgatCCCTGTAGCTCCCCAATCTGGATCCCTTTGTGTAGTCTCAGATTCTGGATCCcttgtacagtctcaatctggatccctgggTACAGTCCAACCTGGATCCCTGCAGTCTCAACCTGGATCTCATTCTGGATCACTGTCCCAGTCTCATTctgatccctgtacagtctcattctggatcctgtacagtctcattctgatccctgtacagtctcaatctggatccctgtacagtctcattctggatccctgtacagtctcatctgtatcctgtacagtctcaatcctgtacagtctcaatcttgatccctgtacagtctcaatctggatcctgtacagtctcattctggatccctgtacagtctcaatctggatccctgtagtctcaatctggatccctgtacagtctcattctggatcctgtacagtctcaatctggatccctgtacagtctcattctggatccctgtacagtctcaatcctggatccctgtacagtctcaatctggatccctgtacagtctcattctggatccctgtacagtctcaatctggatccccacagtctggatccctgtacagtctcaatctggatccctgtacagtctcattctggatccctgtacagtctcaatccctgtacagtctcattctggatccctgtagtctcaatctggatccctgtagtctcaatctggatccctgtagtctcaatctggatccctgtagtctcaatctggatcctgtacagtctcattctgatccctgtacagtctcaatctggatccctgtacagtctcaatctggatccctgtacagtctcaatctggatccctgtacagtctcaatcctgtacagtctcaatctggatccctgtacagtctcaatctggatcctgtacagtctcattctggatccctgtacagtctcaatctggatccctgtacagtctcaatccctgtacagtctcaatctggatccctgtacagtctcaatctggatccctgtacagtctcaatccctgtacagtctcaatctggatccctgtacagtctcattctggatccctgtacagtctcaatctgtatccctgtacagtctcaatccctgtacagtctcaatctggatccctgtacagtctcaatctggatccctgtacagtctcattctggatccctgtacagtctcaatctggatccctgtagtctcaatctggatccctgtacagtctcattctggatccctgtacagtctcaatctggatccctgtacagtctcaatccctgtacagtctcaatctggatccctgtacagtctcaatctggatccctgtacagtctcattctggatccctgtacagtctcaatctgtatccctgtacagtctcaatccctgtacagtctcaatctggatccctgtacagtctcattctggatccctgtacagtctcaatccctgtacagtctcattctggatccctgtagtctcaatctggatccctgtagtctcaatctggatccctgtagtctcaatctggatccctgtagtctcaatctggatccctgtacagtctcattctggatccctgtacagtctcaatctggatccctgtacagtctcaatctggatccctgtacagtctcaatctggatccctgtacagtctcaatccctgtacagtctcaatctggatccctgtacagtctcattctggatccctgtacagtctcaatctggatccctgtacagtctcaatccctgtacagtctcaatctggatccctgtacagtctcaatctggatccctgtacagtctcaatccctgtacagtctcaatctggatccctgtagtctcaatctggatccctgtagtctcaatctggatccctgtacagtctcattctggatccctgtacagtctcaatctggatccctgtacagtctcaatctggatccctgtacagtctcattctggatccctgtacagtctcaatctggatccctgtacagtctcaatctggatccctgtacagtctcaatctggatccctgtacagtctcattctggatccctgtacagtctcaatctggatccctgtacagtctcaatctggatccctgtacagtctcattctggatccctgtacagtctcaatctgtatccctgtacagtctcaatccctgtacagtctcaatctggatccctgtacagtctcaatctggatccctgtacagtctcattctggatccctgtacagtctcaatctgtatccctgtacagtctcaatctggatccctgtacagtctcaatctggatccctgtacagtctcaatctggatccctgtacagtctcattctggatccctgtacagtctcaatctggatccctgtacagtctcaatctggatccctgtacagtctcaatctggatccctgtacagtctcaacctggatccctgtacagtctcaatctggatccctgtacagtctcaatctggatccctgtacagtctcaatctggatccctgtacagtctcattctggatccctgtagtctcattctggatctctgtacagtctcaatctggatcctgtacagtctcaatctggatccctgtacagtctcaatctggatccctgtacagtctcattctggatccctgtacagtcgcattctggatccctgtacagtctcattctggatccctgtacagtctcaatctggatccctgtacagtctcaatctggatccctgtacagtctcaatatggatccctgtacagtctcattctggatccctgtacagtctcaatctgtatccctgtacagtctcaatccctgtacagtctcaatctggatccctgtacagtctcaatctggatccctgtacagtctcattctggatccctgtacagtctcaatctggatccctgtacagtctcaatctggatccctgtacagtctcaatctggatccctgtacagtctcaacctggatcctgtacagtctcaatctggatccctgtacagtctcaatctggatccctgtacagtctcaatctggatccctgtacagtctcattctggatccctgtagtctcattctggatccctgtacagtctcaatctggatccctgtacagtctcaatctggatccctgtacagtctcaatctggatccctgtacagtctcattctggatccctgtacagtcgcattctggatccctgtacagtctcattctggatccctgtacagtctcaatctggatccctgtacagtctcaatctggatccctgtacagtctcaatatggatccctgtacagtctcaatctggatccctgtacagtctcattctgatCCCTGTACAGTCTTGTTGAATATCTTGATCCCTTTTCTAGCCTCTCTGGATTACAACCTAATTATGACAAGTGTcccatattacgtattggattgTTAGAAAACACAGTGTTTACACCACCTTGTAGGTTACCAATAAAATGGGcggatggtgaagtagacatacttggtattcacatCTCCAAAAAATATTAATGAACTTACCGCAATTACTttcaatagaaagttagcaaaaatagataagattctgcaaccatggagaggtaaatagTTGTCTATTTCTGGTAAAATCACATTGATGAACTCTTTGGTCCGATCccagtttactgactgactgagggtggtctatggtgatagggtggaatgggctgagagggtggtctatggtgatagggtggaatgggctgagagggtggtctatggtgaaggttgggatgggctgagagggtggtctatggtgataggttgggatgggctgagagggtggtctatggtgataggttgggatgggctgagagggtggtctatggtgatagggtggaatgggctgagagggtggtctatggtgatagggtggaatgggctgagagggtggtctatggtgataggttgggatGGAAGATATATGTCccctgaagaggaggaagatatatgtcctccgaagaggaggaagatatatgtccttcgaagaggaggaagatatatGTCCCCCGAAGAAGAGGAAGATATATGTCCCCCcccgaagaggaggaagatatatgtccttcaagaggaggaagatatatgtccccgaagaggaggaagatatatgtccttcgaagaggaggaagatatatgtccccgaagaagaagaggaagatatatgtcccccgaagaggaggaagatatatgtccttcgaagaggaggaagatatatgtcctccgaagaggaggaagatatatgtcctccgaagaggaggaagatatatGTCCTTCAAGAGAAGATATATGTCCTCCGAAGAAGAGGAAGATATATGTCGTTCGAAGAGGAAGAAGATATATGTCCttcgaagaggaggaagatatatGTCCCCCGAAGAAGAGGAAGATATATGTCCtccgaagaggaggaagatatatgtcccccgaagaggaggaagatatatgtcccccgaagaggaggaagatatatgtcccccgaagaggaggaagatatatGTCCTTCGACGAGGAGGAAGATATATGTCCtccgaagaggaggaagatatatGTCCTTCGAAGAGGAAGATATGTCCttcgaagaggaggaagatatatgtccttcgaagaggaggaagatatatgtcccccgaagaggaggaagatatatGTCCCCCGAAGAAGAGGGAGATATATGTCCcccgaagaggaggaagatatatgtccttcgaagaggaggaagatatatgtcctccgaagaggaggaagatatatGTCGTTCGAAGAGGAAGAAGATATATGTCCTTCGAAGAAGAGGGAGATATATGTCCcccgaagaggaggaagatatatgtcctccgaagaggaggaagatatatgtcctccgaagaggaggaagatatatGTCGTTCGAAGAGGAAGAAGATATATGTCCttcgaagaggaggaagatatatgtcccccgaagaggaggaagatatatgtcccccgaagaggaggaagatatatgtcctccgaagaggaggaagatatatGTCCTTCGAAGAGGAAGATATATGTCCTTCGACGAGGGTGGGGGTGGTGGAGGAGTTAATAcatgttttctttatttaaatatatatatataaatatatggtccttctgtagcacagttggtagagcatggcgcttgtaacgccagggtagtgggttcgattcccgggaccacccatacgtagaatgtatgcacacatgactgtaagtcgctttggataaaagcgtctgctaaatggcatatattattattattatatattatataaatataGGGAGGACCTGGTACATGCCTCACAGACACTCAAACAcattcactccctccccctctccctctcacctagCGCGAGCCTCCAGGTCTGTCAGGGACCCCTCTTTAACAAAGTGTGTGACGTCAGCGATGTGAACGCCCAGCTCTAACCTCTCACCCCGCGGGCCGGGGGGGAGGCTGCGTATGGACAGGGTGTCGTCTACGTCCTCACAGCCCCGAGGGTCGACGCTGAACACCAGGTGGGTTTGTCTCAGATCCCGTCTGGTAATCACCTCAGCGGGGTCTACCGACCAGGGGCTCTCAGGGGAGGACACTGGCATCTCACCGAGCTAGAAAAAGCACAAACAGATACGCAGCGAAGCATACATCAACATACAGagacatgtagacacacacaacaagaaatatacatttaaaaacaaaaaaaagactaATTTCTATATAAGTACTCCGCTGCATCTACATGGTCTCCCAGCAGGACACATTTATGGAAGTAAGGACAACAATTTACATCTTAGTGCAAAGACTGACTCTATGAGGATGGTGTATTATACTATAACtggatacagatctctatgaggatggtgtattatactataccctacctggatacagatctctatgaggatggatacagatctctatgaggatggatacagatctctatgaggatggtgtattatactataactggatacagatctctatgaggatggatacagatctctatgaggatggtgtattatactataccctacctggatacagatctctatgaggatggatacagatctctatgaggatggatacagatctctatgaggatggtgtattatactataactggatacagatctctatgaggatggatacagatctctatgaggatggtgtattatactatacctggatacagatctctatgaggatggatacagatctctatgaggatggtgtattatactataccctaactggatacagatctctatgaggatggtgtattatactataccctaactggatacagatctctatgaggatggtgtattatactataccctaactggatacagatctctatgaggatggtgtattatactatacctggatacagatctctatgaggatggtgtattatactatacctggatacagatctctatgaggatggatacagatctctatgaggatggatacagatctctatgaggatggtgtattatactataactggatacagatctctatgaggatggatacagatctctatgaggatggatacagatctctatgaggatggtgtattatactataactggatacagatctctatgaggatggatacagatctctatgaggatggatacagatctctatgaggatggtgtattatactatacctggatacagatctctatgaggatggtgtattatactataactggatacagatctctatgaggatggatacagatctctatgaggatggatacagatctctatgaggatggtgtattatactatacctggatacagatctctatgaggatggtgtattatactatacctggatacagatctctatgaggatggatacagatctctatgaggatggatacagatctctatgaggatggtgtattatactatacctggatacagatctctatgaggatggtgtattatactatacctggatacagatctctatgaggatggatacagatctctatgaggatggtgtattatactataactggatacagatctctatgaggatggtgtattatactatacctggatacagatctctatgaggatggtgtattatactatacctggatacagatctctatgaggatggtgtattatactataccctacctggatacagatctctatgaggatggtgtattatactataccctaactggatacagatctctatgaggatggtgtattatactataactggatacagatctctatgaggatggtgtattatactataactggatacagatctctatgaggatggatacagatctctatgaggatggtgtattatactataactggatacagatctctatgaggatggtgtattatactatacctggatacagatctctatgaggatggtgtattatactataccctacctggatacagatctctatgaggatggtgtattatactataccctaactggatacagatctctatgaggatggtgtattatactataactggatacagatctctatgaggatggatacagatctctatgaggatggtgtattatactataactggatacagatctctatgaggatggtgtattatactataccctacctggatacagatctctatgaggatggatacagatctctatgaggatggtgtattatactataactggatacagatctctatgaggatggatacagatctctatgaggatggtgtattatactataccctacctggatacagatctctatgaggatggtgtattatactataccctacctggatacagatctctatgaggatggtgtattatactataccctacctggatacagatctctatgaggatggtgtattatactataccCTACCTGCGCCTCAGAGAAAGGAGGTACGTGGATGCAGTTCTCTATGAGGATGGTTTGGACCTCAGTCTCCAGCTCCCCAGCCCGGCCCAGAACCCTGACACTGTGTCCGTTAGGGTAGAGGGAGGTGCTGTCCCACGAGTCCAGACGAACTATCACCCGGTGATcctggagagacggaggagatgACAGGCTTCATGTCCTTTCAACAGTCAGAGACTTAAAGCAAGTTCACCTGATTCAACCACTCTACCAATCATCACGTCTTTAGTCTGACCTGTAGTTTGTCAGCCTGTTGGGTGCTGATTCAACCACTCTACCAATCATCACGTCTTTAGTCTGACCTGTAGTTTGTCAGCCTGTTGGGTGCTGATTCAACCACTCTACCAATCATCAAGTCTTTAGTCTGACCTGTAGTTTGTCAGCCTGTTGGGTGCTGATTCAACCACTCTACCAATCATCACGTCTTTAGTCTGACCTGTAGTTTGTCAGCCTGTTGGGTGCTGATTCGGATCTTGGGGATGCGTTGGTCCCAGGGCGTGGCCAGGATACGCTGGGAGTTCCTGCTCTGTGATTGGGTCTCCTCCTTGGGGGGGAAGGTCACAACATAGTCCCTCCAGTTCCTCTGAAGGATCCCTACCACACgacctggagggaggagggaggggtgagagaggtagggagggaggagagagggagaagatagagaggagggggagagagagggagaaggagggagaagagagaaaggagagggagggaggcgagagagaggagggggagagagagggagaagagagaagagagaggagagggagaaggacgagagagaggagggggagagagaggtataagagagagaggagggagggagaaggagggagaagagagagaggaagaagagagaggaagaagagagagagagggagaagagagagaggagtaaattATATGTTACCTGAATGTAATTCTAGTctttatactgtatgtactgtctaGTATCTCCTCCATTCAGGAAAGACAGAGGTGAGTAATTGAGACAGGAATTaggtcagtagtgtgtgtgtgtgtgtgtgtgtgtgtgtgtgtgtgtgtgtgtgtgtgtgtgtgtgtgtgtgtgtgtgtgtgtgtgtgtgtgtgtgtgtgtgtgtgtgtgtgtgtgtgtgtgtgtgtgtgtgtgtgtgtgtgtgtgtgtgtgtgtgtgtgtgtgtacctgtggccATGGGTTGGCTCTGTGTCTCGTCTCCCTTCTCCCCCCTGTCCCTCCGTCAGGGCCGTGgttctcccctccactccccttcgGCAACAGCTCCACGGCAACCATATCGCCATGCACCGCCCGGTTACGATTCTTCCCCACACACCAGCACATCACTGTTCAGCTCTGGGAGAGGATGCACAGTGACACACGTTGTTGAGTTGTTTCTGGCTCTGGtcctccagcactttggatttgaaatgatatgaCGATGATGAGGTtaacgtgcagactggcagctttcaTTTGAGGGGATTTTATCATCTATATATTTGTgtacagggcggcagggtagcctagtggttagagcgttagactagtaaccggaaggttgcaagttcaaacccttgagctgacaaggtacgaatctgtcgttctgtccctgaacaggcagttaacccactgttcccaggccgtcattgaaaataagaatttgttcttaactgacttgcctggttaaataaaggtttacaaaacaacaaaaaacatagtCCCCCATTTGAAGGGACCAAACGTTTTGGGACAAAATCACTTGTATTTGTATTAAAGTTGTAAaaagttgttattattattattatttgaccatgctggttatttatggacattttaacatcttggccatgttctgttataatctcaacccggcacagccagaagaggactggccacccctcatagcctggtttcttcttaggttttggcctttctaggagttttccgagccaccgtgcttctacacctgcattgcttgctgtttgggttttaggctgggtttctgtacagcactttgagatatcagctgatgtacgaagggctatataaatacatttgaagtaTTTGGTTCATGGTAGTCAATGACGACATCAAGCGCGTGACTCTACACATTTTCCATTTGTTGTGGCTGtgttttgtgcccaatagaaatgaatggtaaatcatgttggattgtaaataacaatagtCTACATTAATGTGGAACCTACCCTGATTAAGGTTCATCCTGAAtgtgaataatgatgaatgagaaagttacagacccacaaaatatcatacccccaagacatgctaacctcccctattacaataacagaggagattagcatgttatatcataccccaagacatgctaacctccccccttttacaataacagaggagattagcatgttatatcatacccccaagacatgctaacctcccccctattacaataacagaggagattaacatgttatatcatacccccaagacatgctaacctccccctaTTACAATAACAGAGGAGATTAGCacgttatatcatacccccaagacatgctaacctcccccctattacaataacagaggagattagcatgttatatcatacccccaagacatgctaacctcccccttattacaataacagaggagattagcatgttatatcatacccccaagacatgctaacctcccccctATTACAATAACAGAGGAGATTAGCATTTTTAAGTatgtatgatatttgtgcgtctgtaactttctctctcatcattattCCTGATTCATGTAGGATGACCTGTAATCATGATATCAGTAATAAACTCAACTGGGTCATAACGTCTGCAGGTACTCCTGAACATAGAAACAGAATCTCATTATCTCCCGATTTACTTGAATGGGCTGGGCCAGTTCtactcattctagttctgtgctCCTGAAGACCAAGAGACATGCACAAGGTAACGATACACTGGCTGACAATATAGGAGATGTTTAATCCTGTGTTAAGTATGTGTAGGCTATGTGATCCCTGCGGGGGAATTGAACCAACAACCTTACGCTGAAGGTCAAACAGAACAGTTTGAGGTCATAGGTCGGTTTTTGTTGTGGAACTCACCTGAGCTCTTGTTAGAAGAGCCCTCAAAACGGACGAAGGCTTCATGCTGGGCCCTGTGCTTGTTCACATTCAGAGTGCCCtggaagggagggacagagagacagaagacttagtaccctggaatggagggacagagagacagaagacttagtaccctggaatggaaggacagagagacagaagacttagtgccctggaagggagggacagagacacagaagacttagtaccctggaagggagggacagagacacagaagACTTGGTGCCCTGGAATGTAATGGAAGGACAGAAGACTTAGTGCCCTGGAATGgaatcacagagagacagaagacttagtaccctggaatggagggacagagagacagaagacgtagtgccctggaatggaaggacagagagacagaagacttagtac contains:
- the LOC124029495 gene encoding DIS3-like exonuclease 1, which encodes MATGRVVGILQRNWRDYVVTFPPKEETQSQSRNSQRILATPWDQRIPKIRISTQQADKLQDHRVIVRLDSWDSTSLYPNGHSVRVLGRAGELETEVQTILIENCIHVPPFSEAQLGEMPVSSPESPWSVDPAEVITRRDLRQTHLVFSVDPRGCEDVDDTLSIRSLPPGPRGERLELGVHIADVTHFVKEGSLTDLEARAR